A genomic segment from Polyangium mundeleinium encodes:
- the rpoN gene encoding RNA polymerase factor sigma-54: protein MGMEMKLQFKLSQQLVMTPQLVQAIRLLQLSRLELVEEIRKELDGNPLLADDSGESVSAKSRDTSGATNREGQDVDGRSNLSLERSGSEHSDTDLAMRDTEKRVKEVDWEQFLENRQLQQAMPSQRGGFEELPPIEQNLTRNLSLQEHLLWQLQMSDFVENECRFAELIIGNLDERGYLDMSGGENPDGTKRPDLTLDDLANEADLNPEDAPEVLAMLQRFDPVGVAARDLSECLRIQAEVLGYDAVEMAIIKDHLHNVERRNFPAIAKALKIPLEEVYEAVQEIQKLESVPARNFAEVDDKSIAITPDVYVIKDGDLWVVTDNDKGLQRLFINEGLAQRMLKDPKAKEFISEKLRSAQWLIRAIEQRRRTIIRVTECIVEKQKDFLERGVAYLKPMILRDVAESVGMHESTISRVTSNKYVHTPQGLFELKYFFNSSIHRVADEDIASESVKQAIKKIIAAEDKSNPLSDQAIVKILEDQDGIRIARRTVAKYREMLGILSSSKRKKMF, encoded by the coding sequence ATGGGCATGGAGATGAAGCTCCAGTTCAAGCTGTCCCAGCAGCTGGTGATGACACCGCAGCTGGTGCAGGCGATCCGGCTGCTACAGCTGTCGCGCCTTGAACTGGTAGAGGAAATCCGCAAGGAGCTCGACGGCAACCCGTTGCTCGCCGACGACTCGGGCGAATCGGTGTCCGCGAAGTCGCGGGACACCTCGGGTGCGACGAACCGGGAGGGGCAGGACGTCGACGGTCGGTCGAACCTGAGCCTCGAGCGGTCGGGTTCGGAGCACTCCGACACCGATCTCGCGATGCGAGACACCGAAAAACGGGTGAAGGAGGTCGACTGGGAGCAGTTCCTCGAGAACCGCCAGCTCCAGCAGGCGATGCCCTCGCAGCGCGGGGGGTTCGAGGAGCTGCCGCCGATCGAGCAGAACCTGACCCGGAACCTGAGCCTGCAAGAGCACCTGCTCTGGCAGCTCCAGATGAGCGACTTCGTCGAGAATGAGTGTCGTTTCGCCGAGCTCATCATCGGCAACCTCGACGAGCGCGGCTACCTCGACATGTCGGGCGGGGAGAACCCGGACGGGACGAAGCGGCCCGACCTGACGCTCGACGACCTCGCCAACGAGGCGGACCTCAACCCGGAAGACGCGCCGGAGGTGCTCGCCATGCTCCAGCGCTTCGACCCGGTGGGCGTCGCGGCGCGGGACCTCTCGGAGTGTCTACGCATCCAGGCGGAGGTGCTCGGCTACGACGCGGTCGAGATGGCCATCATCAAGGACCACCTCCACAACGTCGAGCGGCGCAACTTCCCAGCGATCGCCAAGGCGCTGAAAATTCCGCTCGAAGAGGTCTACGAGGCGGTCCAGGAGATCCAGAAGCTCGAGAGCGTCCCGGCGCGGAACTTCGCCGAGGTGGACGACAAGTCGATCGCCATCACGCCCGACGTCTACGTCATCAAGGACGGCGACCTGTGGGTCGTGACGGACAACGACAAGGGTCTGCAGCGGCTCTTCATCAACGAGGGCCTCGCGCAGCGGATGCTGAAGGACCCGAAGGCGAAGGAGTTCATCAGCGAGAAGCTCCGCTCCGCGCAGTGGCTGATCCGGGCCATCGAGCAGCGGCGGCGGACGATCATCCGGGTGACCGAGTGCATCGTCGAGAAGCAAAAAGACTTCCTCGAACGAGGCGTGGCCTACCTGAAGCCGATGATCCTGCGCGACGTGGCCGAGAGCGTGGGCATGCACGAATCGACGATTTCGCGCGTGACCTCGAACAAGTACGTGCACACGCCGCAGGGGCTCTTCGAGCTGAAGTACTTCTTCAACTCGTCGATCCACCGCGTCGCGGACGAGGACATCGCCTCGGAGAGCGTGAAGCAGGCGATCAAGAAGATCATCGCGGCGGAGGACAAGTCGAACCCGCTGAGTGATCAGGCGATCGTGAAGATCCTCGAGGATCAGGACGGCATCCGCATCGCGCGGAGAACCGTCGCGAAGTACCGGGAGATGCTCGGAATTCTGTCGTCCTCGAAGCGCAAGAAGATGTTCTGA
- a CDS encoding response regulator has translation MLNVPTILLLDEEQLMREATALLLTNRGAKVTKTATLDEALAELGHRTYDVAVIDLSNSSPKCVEILQRMRSHGNVPHRVIVTTSQPLPRHESADLTDVIVKPYPFERLLDAVFGARSSRRAAPRSGIFPLVRRITASRRTAQARRGRV, from the coding sequence ATGCTCAACGTACCGACGATCCTGCTCTTGGATGAAGAACAACTGATGCGTGAGGCCACCGCGCTCTTGCTCACGAATCGCGGCGCGAAGGTGACGAAGACGGCGACGCTCGACGAGGCGCTCGCGGAGCTCGGGCACCGGACGTACGACGTCGCGGTCATCGATCTCTCGAACTCTTCGCCGAAGTGTGTGGAGATCCTGCAGCGGATGCGCTCGCACGGAAACGTGCCGCACCGGGTGATCGTCACGACGAGCCAGCCCTTGCCCCGGCACGAGTCCGCCGACCTCACGGACGTGATCGTCAAGCCCTATCCGTTCGAGCGGCTCCTCGACGCGGTCTTCGGCGCGCGTTCGTCGCGGCGGGCCGCTCCGCGCTCGGGCATCTTCCCGCTCGTGCGTCGCATCACTGCGTCTCGCCGTACCGCACAAGCGCGTCGCGGTCGAGTATGA
- a CDS encoding valine--tRNA ligase: MSTAELAKAYEPKDVEPRWYAYWVEHNVFAANPDPADTRPVYVLPMPPPNVTGSLHMGHALFVTLEDVLTRWHRMRGFNTLWQPGIDHAGIATQTVVERQLRRESKSRHDLGREAFIERVWQWKAESGGRIALQQRELGASADWPRSKFTMDADMSRAVREAFVRLFEQELIYRDTRLVHWDCEAQTVLSNLEVENEESNGELFEFAYPIAGGEGELVVATTRPETMLGDTAVAVHPDDPRYKHLHGKFLQHPFLDRKVPIITDAILVDPKFGTGAVKVTPAHDFNDHETGKRHKLEMISIMNKDGTLNAEAGPFAGMERFAARKAVKKALDEKGLVRGSKNHTLVLPRSERNGSIVEPMISTQWFVKMKPLAGPALAAVRHGHTKIIPEDWTKTYEHWMTNILDWCISRQLWWGHRIPAFYCDACGHMMVTREDPAACEKCGGDKLRQDEDVLDTWFSSGLWPFSTLGWPNDTDMLRKFYPASDLETGYDILFFWVARMMMMGIHFMGVPPFKRILLHGMVVDETGDKMSKVKGNVIDPLDLVHGAAFDAVVEKTLPGAPREESLKKFKKAYPSASQMGAGFSAYGADALRFTLSTYSPQARRIPLSPKKIEGNRHFCNKIWNAVRYSLPYLEGARVGREPPKATTLTNRWILSRLGAALETTKRGLDEFRLDDAALALYHFFWGELCDWYLELTKPVLNPSAGAVPGPEQNETKDVLAYVIEASIRALHPFIPYITEELWQRLPRPGGAPKSIALAAYPESGTAPRDEDAEREMGIVMSVISAARTIRSEHEVHPGAEVPLLLRTEGEATLSLLRAEARAIKTLVKTAAEPGIEARGAARPKGAVMSVAAGVDVLVDLRGLVEGAKEAARIEREIKKTEKDIAALEKKLSLPSFAEKAPPEVVAESRSQLDELKKKRVALEEAKSLAAELG, translated from the coding sequence ATGAGCACTGCCGAACTCGCAAAAGCTTACGAGCCGAAGGACGTCGAACCCCGCTGGTACGCCTACTGGGTCGAGCACAACGTCTTCGCCGCCAACCCCGATCCGGCGGATACGCGACCCGTGTACGTCCTGCCCATGCCGCCCCCGAACGTCACGGGGTCGCTGCACATGGGGCACGCGCTCTTCGTCACGCTCGAGGACGTCCTCACCCGCTGGCATCGCATGCGCGGGTTCAACACGCTCTGGCAGCCCGGCATCGATCACGCGGGCATCGCCACGCAGACCGTCGTCGAGCGTCAGCTCCGCCGCGAGAGCAAGAGCCGCCACGACCTCGGCCGCGAGGCGTTCATCGAACGCGTCTGGCAGTGGAAGGCCGAAAGCGGCGGCCGCATCGCGCTCCAGCAGCGCGAGCTCGGCGCGAGCGCCGACTGGCCGCGCAGCAAGTTCACGATGGATGCCGACATGTCGCGCGCCGTGCGCGAGGCGTTCGTCCGTCTCTTCGAGCAGGAGCTCATCTACCGCGACACACGCCTCGTGCACTGGGACTGCGAAGCGCAGACCGTGCTCTCGAACCTCGAGGTCGAGAACGAGGAGTCGAACGGCGAGCTCTTCGAGTTCGCGTATCCGATCGCCGGCGGTGAAGGCGAGCTCGTCGTCGCGACGACGCGCCCCGAGACGATGCTCGGCGACACCGCGGTCGCGGTGCACCCCGACGATCCTCGGTACAAGCACCTGCACGGCAAGTTCTTGCAGCACCCGTTCCTCGACCGGAAGGTCCCGATCATCACGGACGCGATCCTCGTCGATCCCAAGTTCGGCACGGGCGCCGTGAAGGTCACGCCCGCGCACGACTTCAACGATCACGAGACGGGCAAGCGCCACAAGCTGGAGATGATCTCCATCATGAACAAGGACGGCACGCTCAACGCCGAGGCGGGGCCGTTCGCGGGCATGGAGCGCTTCGCCGCGCGCAAGGCCGTCAAGAAGGCGCTCGACGAGAAGGGCCTCGTGCGTGGCTCGAAGAACCACACGCTCGTCCTGCCGCGCAGCGAGCGCAACGGCTCGATCGTCGAGCCGATGATCTCGACGCAGTGGTTCGTGAAGATGAAGCCGCTCGCGGGCCCGGCGCTCGCCGCGGTTCGTCACGGCCACACGAAGATCATCCCCGAGGACTGGACGAAGACCTACGAGCACTGGATGACGAACATCCTCGACTGGTGCATCTCGCGCCAGCTCTGGTGGGGCCATCGGATCCCGGCGTTCTACTGCGACGCTTGTGGCCACATGATGGTCACGCGCGAGGATCCCGCTGCGTGTGAGAAGTGCGGCGGCGACAAACTGCGCCAGGACGAGGACGTGCTCGACACGTGGTTCTCGAGCGGGCTCTGGCCGTTCTCCACGCTCGGCTGGCCGAACGACACGGACATGCTCCGCAAGTTCTACCCGGCGAGTGACCTCGAGACTGGCTACGACATCCTGTTCTTCTGGGTCGCGCGCATGATGATGATGGGCATCCACTTCATGGGCGTGCCGCCGTTCAAGCGCATCCTCTTGCACGGGATGGTCGTCGACGAGACCGGCGACAAGATGAGCAAAGTGAAGGGCAACGTGATCGATCCGCTCGACCTCGTGCACGGCGCGGCGTTCGACGCGGTCGTGGAGAAGACGCTGCCCGGCGCGCCGCGCGAGGAGTCGCTGAAGAAGTTCAAGAAGGCCTACCCCTCGGCCTCGCAGATGGGCGCGGGCTTCTCCGCGTACGGCGCCGACGCGCTGCGCTTCACGCTGAGCACGTACTCTCCGCAAGCGCGGCGCATCCCGCTCTCGCCGAAGAAGATCGAGGGCAACCGGCACTTCTGCAACAAGATCTGGAACGCGGTTCGGTACTCGCTGCCGTACCTCGAAGGCGCGCGCGTCGGACGCGAGCCGCCGAAGGCCACGACGCTGACGAACCGCTGGATCCTCTCGCGGCTCGGCGCCGCGCTCGAGACCACGAAGCGCGGGCTCGACGAGTTCCGCTTGGATGACGCTGCGCTCGCGCTCTACCACTTCTTCTGGGGCGAGCTCTGCGACTGGTACCTGGAGCTCACGAAGCCCGTGCTGAACCCGAGCGCGGGCGCTGTGCCGGGGCCGGAGCAGAACGAGACGAAGGACGTCCTCGCGTACGTGATCGAGGCGTCGATCCGCGCGCTGCACCCGTTCATCCCGTACATCACGGAGGAGCTGTGGCAGCGTCTCCCGCGGCCGGGGGGCGCGCCGAAGTCGATCGCGCTCGCCGCGTATCCGGAGTCGGGCACCGCCCCGCGGGATGAGGACGCCGAGCGCGAGATGGGCATTGTGATGTCCGTGATCTCCGCCGCGCGAACGATCCGCAGCGAGCACGAGGTGCACCCGGGCGCCGAGGTGCCGCTCTTGCTCCGCACGGAAGGTGAAGCCACGTTGTCGCTGCTGCGGGCCGAGGCGCGCGCGATCAAGACGCTCGTGAAGACCGCAGCGGAGCCGGGGATCGAGGCACGCGGCGCGGCGCGTCCGAAGGGCGCGGTGATGAGCGTGGCGGCGGGTGTCGACGTGCTCGTCGACCTGCGCGGCCTCGTCGAGGGCGCGAAGGAAGCGGCGCGGATCGAGCGCGAGATCAAGAAGACGGAGAAGGACATCGCCGCGCTGGAGAAGAAGCTCTCGCTTCCGAGCTTCGCGGAGAAGGCGCCGCCCGAGGTCGTGGCCGAGTCGCGGAGTCAGCTCGACGAGCTGAAGAAGAAGCGCGTGGCGCTGGAGGAGGCGAAGAGCCTCGCAGCCGAGCTCGGTTGA
- a CDS encoding Crp/Fnr family transcriptional regulator — protein MGLQEGETQTTTTRPNARALEILERSGLRGLPEPTRRALLDVGKVERLARRQRLAQQGEPAQALFLLGKGRVKLERAGSGHVFPVGHRGPGDLVGEAALTGNVAPEHAIVADEAEAFVIPATLVRRLTTTDTVLQAAVARALLEGQRAAEDRLASLLLRSVRARLVELLLDGLDRWGEPHLRGIALSAPFTHADLASLIGSTRETVTLELGKLRRAKLIELDRRRIVILDRDALVRYGETQ, from the coding sequence ATGGGTTTGCAGGAAGGCGAGACACAAACCACGACAACCAGACCGAACGCCCGCGCCCTCGAAATCCTCGAGCGCTCCGGCCTCCGCGGCCTCCCCGAGCCCACACGCCGTGCCTTGCTCGACGTGGGGAAGGTCGAGCGCCTCGCCCGCCGCCAACGCCTCGCCCAGCAAGGCGAGCCCGCCCAAGCCCTGTTCCTCCTCGGCAAGGGCCGCGTGAAGCTCGAGCGCGCCGGCAGCGGGCACGTCTTCCCGGTCGGTCATCGGGGCCCAGGCGACCTCGTCGGAGAGGCCGCGCTCACGGGCAACGTCGCTCCGGAGCACGCCATCGTCGCCGACGAGGCCGAGGCCTTCGTGATCCCGGCAACTCTCGTGCGCCGGCTCACGACCACGGACACCGTCTTGCAAGCCGCCGTGGCGCGGGCGCTGCTCGAAGGGCAACGCGCCGCGGAAGACCGGCTCGCGTCTCTCCTCTTGCGGAGCGTCCGCGCGCGGCTCGTCGAGCTCCTCCTCGACGGGCTCGACCGCTGGGGCGAACCCCACCTCCGCGGCATCGCCCTCTCTGCGCCTTTCACCCACGCCGATCTCGCGAGCCTCATCGGCTCGACGCGTGAGACGGTCACGCTCGAGCTCGGCAAGTTGCGCCGTGCCAAGCTCATCGAGCTCGACAGGCGCCGGATCGTCATACTCGACCGCGACGCGCTTGTGCGGTACGGCGAGACGCAGTGA
- the secA gene encoding preprotein translocase subunit SecA: MLTWAMKKIFGTSHDRAVRRMRPKVEAIGALEKDLKKLSDAELQAKTAEFKTKLDNGAKLDDILIPAFAVCREASRRVLRMRHYDVQLIGGMVLHQGSIAEMRTGEGKTLVATLPCYLNALEGKGVHVITVNDYLAKRDAEWMGKLYSALGLSTGVVVNQQNDADKRNAYRCDITYGQNNEFGFDYLRDNMKFSALDYHQRPLNYAIVDEVDSILIDEARTPLIISGQGERSSDKYRVINDIIPRLRNEEHYNVDEKGHSVTLTDDGVELAEKLLEAIGVLKSKNLYDPVNLETLHILNQCLRAHSLYKRDVNYLVKDGKVLIVDEFTGRVLAGRRWSDGLHQAVEAKENVRIQEESRTMATITFQNLFRIYKKLSGMTGTADTEASEFHSTYKLDVIIIPTNKNIIRKDEEDVVYKTEREKFTAVVKEIIEKNEKGQPILVGTTSVEKSAAIAKILSKKGIKHSVLNAKQHENEAYVVAQAGRKGAITVSTNMAGRGTDILLGGNPEMLAKLRFKEQNRLPEAEPEAFEELTDQIRKECEAEGAEVREAGGLFIIGTERHESRRIDNQLRGRAGRQGDPGLSRFYLSLEDDLMRIFAGDRVKNLMEKMGMPDDEPIEHPWVTKSVENAQKKVEERNFDIRKNLLEYDDVMNAQRKTIYDIRQQLLVGRYSPDIVDEEGKATGEKRAIKPLKRLVEDVVPDVGYLLGMFAADPISPRDKDGNPRTLTRKDFEKVEKFVEADNLQKELYTRYGVKIDFEGREDAGVEIYDECVDIVPRALTEQRERFLDLMDRIIGAMVEENCPPRKPPEDWDWGGIFQGFREHFGIELPDDIAEHAEQQALAEDLFNRGEKAFEAREKEIGTELLLRIFRHVYLEELDKSWVDHLTDMDHLRDGIGLRGYGQKDPKQEYKKEGYNLFVTMVARVQSNVMTKVFAMKVRREEEEQAIEERDLARHQEQLDHAVAHHEEELPPGASEEPPPQEPIVAAEQECPCGSGKPFMQCHGSELEDEASV; this comes from the coding sequence ATGCTCACCTGGGCGATGAAGAAGATCTTCGGCACCTCGCACGACCGTGCCGTCCGCCGCATGCGACCGAAGGTCGAGGCCATCGGGGCCCTCGAGAAGGACCTGAAAAAGCTCTCGGACGCCGAGCTCCAGGCCAAGACGGCCGAGTTCAAGACCAAGCTCGACAACGGCGCGAAGCTCGACGACATCCTCATCCCAGCCTTCGCCGTCTGCCGCGAAGCCTCCCGGCGCGTGCTGCGCATGCGGCACTACGACGTGCAGCTCATCGGCGGCATGGTGCTCCACCAGGGCTCGATTGCCGAGATGCGCACCGGCGAAGGCAAGACGCTCGTCGCCACCCTGCCCTGCTACCTCAACGCGCTCGAAGGCAAAGGCGTCCACGTCATCACCGTGAACGACTACCTCGCCAAGCGCGACGCCGAGTGGATGGGTAAGCTCTACAGCGCCCTCGGCCTGAGCACGGGCGTCGTCGTCAACCAGCAGAACGACGCCGACAAGCGGAACGCCTACCGCTGCGACATCACCTACGGCCAGAACAACGAGTTCGGCTTCGACTACCTCCGCGACAACATGAAGTTCTCGGCGCTCGACTACCACCAGCGCCCGCTGAACTACGCGATCGTCGACGAGGTCGACTCGATCCTCATCGACGAGGCCCGCACGCCGCTCATCATCAGCGGCCAGGGCGAACGGTCGAGCGACAAGTACCGCGTCATCAACGACATCATCCCGCGCCTCCGCAACGAGGAGCACTACAACGTCGACGAGAAGGGCCACTCCGTCACCCTCACTGACGATGGCGTGGAGCTCGCCGAGAAGCTGCTCGAAGCGATCGGGGTCCTGAAGAGCAAGAACCTCTACGACCCGGTCAACCTGGAGACGCTGCACATCCTGAACCAGTGCCTGCGCGCGCACTCGCTCTACAAGCGCGACGTCAACTACCTGGTCAAGGACGGCAAGGTCCTCATCGTCGACGAGTTCACCGGCCGCGTGCTCGCAGGCCGCAGGTGGTCGGACGGCCTGCACCAGGCCGTCGAAGCCAAGGAGAACGTGCGGATCCAGGAGGAGAGCCGCACGATGGCGACGATCACGTTCCAGAACCTCTTCCGCATCTACAAGAAGCTCTCCGGCATGACGGGTACGGCGGACACCGAGGCCTCGGAGTTCCACAGCACGTACAAGCTCGACGTCATCATCATCCCGACGAACAAGAACATCATCCGCAAGGACGAAGAGGACGTCGTCTACAAGACCGAGCGCGAGAAGTTCACCGCCGTCGTCAAAGAGATCATCGAGAAGAACGAGAAGGGCCAGCCGATCCTGGTCGGCACGACGAGCGTCGAGAAGAGCGCCGCGATCGCGAAGATCCTCTCGAAGAAGGGGATCAAGCACAGCGTGCTGAACGCGAAGCAGCACGAGAACGAGGCGTACGTCGTCGCGCAGGCGGGTCGCAAAGGCGCGATCACGGTCAGCACGAACATGGCCGGCCGCGGCACCGACATCCTCCTCGGCGGCAACCCCGAGATGCTCGCGAAGCTGCGCTTCAAGGAGCAGAACCGCCTGCCCGAGGCCGAGCCCGAGGCCTTCGAGGAGCTCACCGATCAGATCCGCAAGGAGTGCGAGGCCGAAGGCGCCGAGGTGCGCGAGGCCGGCGGGCTCTTCATCATCGGCACGGAGCGACATGAGTCGCGGCGCATCGACAACCAGCTCCGCGGCCGCGCCGGCCGCCAGGGCGACCCCGGTTTGTCGCGCTTCTACCTGTCGCTCGAGGACGACCTCATGCGGATCTTCGCGGGCGACCGCGTGAAGAACCTCATGGAGAAGATGGGCATGCCCGACGACGAGCCCATCGAGCACCCCTGGGTCACGAAGAGCGTCGAGAACGCGCAGAAGAAGGTCGAAGAGCGCAACTTCGACATCCGCAAGAACCTGCTCGAGTACGACGACGTGATGAATGCGCAGCGCAAGACGATCTACGACATCCGTCAGCAGCTGCTCGTCGGGCGCTACTCGCCCGACATCGTCGACGAGGAGGGCAAGGCGACGGGCGAGAAGCGCGCGATCAAGCCGCTCAAGCGGCTCGTCGAGGACGTGGTGCCCGACGTCGGCTACCTGCTCGGCATGTTCGCGGCCGACCCGATCTCGCCGCGCGACAAGGACGGCAACCCGCGCACGCTGACGCGCAAGGACTTCGAGAAGGTCGAGAAGTTCGTCGAGGCCGACAATCTGCAGAAGGAGCTCTACACGCGCTACGGCGTGAAGATCGACTTCGAGGGTCGCGAGGACGCGGGCGTCGAGATCTACGACGAGTGCGTCGACATCGTCCCGCGCGCGCTCACCGAGCAACGCGAGCGCTTCCTCGACCTGATGGACCGCATCATCGGCGCGATGGTCGAGGAGAACTGCCCGCCCCGCAAGCCGCCGGAGGACTGGGACTGGGGCGGGATCTTCCAGGGCTTCCGCGAGCACTTCGGGATCGAGCTGCCCGACGACATCGCCGAGCACGCCGAGCAGCAGGCCCTCGCCGAGGACCTCTTCAACCGCGGCGAGAAGGCCTTCGAGGCCCGCGAGAAGGAGATCGGGACGGAGCTGCTCCTGCGGATCTTCCGGCACGTGTACCTGGAAGAGCTCGACAAGTCCTGGGTCGATCACCTGACCGACATGGACCATCTGCGCGACGGCATCGGCCTGCGCGGCTACGGCCAGAAGGACCCGAAGCAGGAGTACAAGAAGGAAGGCTACAACCTCTTCGTGACCATGGTCGCGCGCGTGCAGTCGAACGTGATGACCAAGGTCTTCGCGATGAAGGTGCGTCGCGAGGAGGAGGAGCAGGCGATCGAGGAGCGAGACCTCGCACGCCACCAGGAGCAGCTCGACCACGCCGTGGCCCACCACGAGGAGGAGCTGCCGCCCGGCGCCTCCGAAGAGCCGCCCCCGCAAGAGCCGATCGTCGCGGCCGAGCAGGAGTGCCCCTGCGGTAGCGGGAAGCCCTTCATGCAGTGCCACGGCTCCGAGCTGGAGGACGAAGCGTCGGTATGA